A single region of the Streptomyces sp. NBC_00236 genome encodes:
- the hpnH gene encoding adenosyl-hopene transferase HpnH, which produces MAMPLRQSIKVATYLIEQKLRKREKFPLIVELEPLFACNLACEGCGKIQHPAGVLKQRMPVAQAVGAVLESGAPMVSIAGGEPLMHPQIDEIVRQLVAKKKYVFLCTNAMLMRKKLEKFTPSPYFAFAVHIDGLRERHDESVAKEGVFDEAVAAMKEAKQRGFRVTTNSTFFNTDTPQTIIEVLNFLNDDLKVDEMMISPAYAYEKAPDQEHFLGVEQTRELFKKSFAGGNRARWRLNHSPLFLDFLEGKADFPCTAWAIPNYSLFGWQRPCYLMSDGYVPTYRQLIEETDWDKYGRGKDPRCANCMAHCGYEPTAVLATMGSLKESLRAARETIGGNR; this is translated from the coding sequence AAGCTCCGAAAGCGGGAGAAGTTCCCGTTGATTGTCGAGCTGGAGCCGTTGTTCGCCTGCAACCTCGCCTGCGAGGGCTGCGGGAAGATCCAGCACCCGGCCGGAGTCCTCAAGCAGCGCATGCCGGTGGCTCAGGCCGTCGGCGCCGTGCTCGAATCGGGCGCCCCGATGGTTTCCATCGCGGGCGGCGAGCCGCTGATGCATCCGCAGATCGACGAGATCGTCCGGCAGCTGGTGGCGAAGAAGAAGTACGTCTTCCTCTGCACCAACGCGATGCTGATGCGCAAGAAGCTCGAGAAGTTCACCCCGTCGCCCTACTTCGCGTTCGCCGTCCACATCGACGGGCTGCGCGAGCGTCACGACGAATCGGTCGCCAAGGAAGGGGTGTTCGACGAGGCGGTCGCGGCCATGAAGGAGGCCAAGCAGCGCGGCTTCCGCGTCACGACCAACTCGACGTTCTTCAACACCGACACACCCCAGACCATCATCGAGGTCCTCAACTTCCTCAACGACGACCTGAAGGTCGACGAGATGATGATCTCGCCCGCCTACGCCTATGAGAAGGCACCCGACCAGGAGCACTTCCTGGGTGTCGAACAGACCCGCGAGCTGTTCAAGAAGTCCTTCGCGGGCGGCAACCGGGCCAGGTGGCGCCTGAACCACTCGCCGCTCTTCCTGGACTTCCTGGAGGGCAAGGCGGACTTCCCGTGCACGGCCTGGGCCATTCCGAACTACTCCCTGTTCGGCTGGCAGCGGCCCTGCTACCTCATGAGCGATGGCTACGTGCCGACGTACCGGCAGCTCATCGAGGAGACGGACTGGGACAAGTACGGCCGCGGCAAGGACCCGCGCTGCGCCAACTGCATGGCGCACTGCGGCTACGAGCCCACCGCCGTCCTCGCCACCATGGGGTCGTTGAAGGAGTCCTTGCGCGCGGCGCGGGAGACCATCGGCGGAAACCGGTGA
- the dxs gene encoding 1-deoxy-D-xylulose-5-phosphate synthase gives MTLLQSIRGPHDLKALNEPQLGELAEDIRKFLVHAVARTGGHLGPNLGVVELSIALHRVFDSPVDRILWDTGHQSYVHKLLTGRQDFSKLRGKGGLSGYPSRAESEHDVIENSHASTVLGWADGLAKANELLGRPDHVVAVIGDGALTGGMAWEALNNIAAAGDRPLVIVVNDNERSYAPTIGGLANHLSTLRTTDGYERFLSWGKGVLQQTPVIGQPLYESLHGAKKGFKDTFAPQGMFEDLGLKYVGPIDGHDTAAVESALHRAKRFHGPVLVHCITEKGRGYLPALRDEADRFHTVGAMDPLTCAPLAPAAGPSWTSVFGDEIAAIGAERRDVVALTAAMLHPVGLTKFAEAFPDRVWDVGIAEQHATVSAAGLATGGLHPVVAVYATFLNRAFDQLLMDVALHRCGVTFVLDRAGVTGPDGASHNGMWDMSVLQVVPGLRIAAPRDADRLRAALREAVDVDDAPTLIRFPKESVGEPVPAIGTIGGMDVLHGAQDADVLLVAVGVMAPVCLQAADLLTGARIRCTVVDPRWVKPVDEHLAPLAAQHRLVAVVEDNSRAGGVGWAVGQALRDAGVDVPLRTFGIPDQFLAHGKRAEILADIGLTPVEIAGRISAALATGDTAAGRGHHARGNGHKESGA, from the coding sequence ATGACGCTGCTGCAGTCCATCCGGGGGCCACACGATCTCAAGGCACTGAACGAACCGCAGCTCGGCGAACTCGCCGAGGACATCAGGAAGTTCCTCGTCCATGCAGTGGCCAGGACCGGTGGCCATCTCGGCCCCAACCTCGGGGTGGTGGAGCTCTCCATCGCCCTGCACCGGGTCTTCGACTCCCCGGTGGACCGGATCCTGTGGGACACCGGTCACCAGAGCTACGTACACAAGCTCCTCACCGGGCGGCAGGACTTCTCCAAGCTGCGCGGCAAGGGCGGCCTCTCCGGCTACCCCTCGCGCGCCGAGTCCGAGCACGACGTCATCGAGAACTCGCACGCCTCCACCGTGCTCGGCTGGGCCGACGGTCTCGCCAAGGCGAACGAACTCCTCGGCCGGCCCGACCACGTCGTCGCGGTCATCGGTGACGGGGCGCTCACCGGCGGGATGGCCTGGGAGGCACTGAACAACATCGCCGCCGCCGGGGACCGCCCGCTGGTCATCGTCGTCAACGACAACGAGCGCTCCTACGCCCCGACGATCGGCGGCCTCGCCAACCACCTCTCCACCCTGCGTACCACCGACGGATACGAGCGCTTCCTGTCCTGGGGCAAGGGAGTCCTCCAGCAGACACCCGTCATCGGGCAGCCGCTGTACGAGTCGCTGCACGGCGCCAAGAAGGGGTTCAAGGACACCTTCGCCCCGCAGGGCATGTTCGAGGACCTCGGCCTGAAGTACGTCGGACCGATCGACGGCCACGACACCGCTGCCGTCGAGTCCGCACTCCACCGTGCCAAACGCTTCCACGGCCCCGTGCTCGTGCACTGCATCACGGAGAAGGGCCGCGGCTACCTCCCCGCCCTCCGGGACGAGGCCGACCGGTTCCACACCGTCGGCGCGATGGACCCGCTGACCTGTGCCCCGCTCGCACCCGCTGCCGGTCCGTCCTGGACCTCCGTGTTCGGGGACGAGATCGCGGCGATCGGCGCGGAGCGGAGGGACGTCGTGGCCCTCACGGCGGCCATGCTGCATCCCGTCGGGCTGACGAAGTTCGCCGAGGCGTTTCCCGACCGGGTCTGGGACGTCGGGATCGCCGAGCAGCACGCGACGGTCTCGGCCGCCGGACTGGCGACCGGGGGACTGCACCCGGTCGTCGCCGTGTACGCCACCTTCCTCAACCGGGCCTTCGACCAGCTGCTGATGGACGTCGCCCTGCACCGGTGCGGCGTCACGTTCGTGCTCGACCGGGCCGGGGTCACCGGGCCCGACGGGGCCTCCCACAACGGCATGTGGGACATGTCCGTCCTCCAGGTCGTGCCGGGCCTCAGGATCGCCGCGCCGCGCGACGCCGACCGGCTGCGCGCCGCACTGCGCGAGGCCGTCGACGTCGACGACGCACCGACCCTGATCCGGTTCCCCAAGGAATCGGTGGGGGAGCCGGTCCCCGCGATCGGCACCATCGGCGGCATGGACGTCCTGCACGGCGCACAGGACGCCGACGTGCTGCTGGTCGCGGTCGGCGTGATGGCGCCGGTCTGCCTGCAGGCCGCCGATCTGCTGACGGGCGCCCGCATCCGCTGCACGGTGGTCGACCCCCGCTGGGTGAAGCCGGTCGACGAACACCTTGCGCCGCTTGCCGCACAGCACCGCCTCGTCGCCGTCGTCGAGGACAACAGCCGTGCCGGAGGCGTCGGCTGGGCCGTGGGGCAGGCGCTGCGGGACGCCGGGGTCGACGTACCGCTGCGGACGTTCGGGATTCCCGACCAGTTCCTCGCCCATGGGAAACGGGCCGAGATCCTGGCCGACATCGGGCTCACACCGGTCGAGATCGCGGGCCGGATCAGCGCCGCGCTGGCCACCGGGGACACGGCCGCCGGCAGGGGACACCACGCCCGGGGCAACGGGCACAAGGAGAGCGGGGCATGA
- a CDS encoding aspartate aminotransferase family protein yields MKDDGPKGFDVARLLAERGAERYELHTKYLNHQLPRMLHTIGFDKVYERAEGAHFWDADGNDYLDMLAGFGVMGLGRHHPVVRKALHDVLDASLADLTRFDCQPLPGLLAEKLLTHSPHLDRVFFGNSGTEAVETALKFARYATGKPRILYCTHAFHGLTTGSLSVNGEAGFRDGFAPLLPDTAIELGDLDALRRELKRGDVAGLVVEPIQGKGVHASPPGFLRQAQELLHKHKALLIADEVQTGLGRTGDFYAYQHEEGVEPDLVCVAKALSGGYVPVGATLGKDWIFKRVYSSMDRVLVHSASFGSNAQAMAAGLAVLAVMEDEETVANARRTGDLLRDRLAALVGQYELLHEVRGRGLMIGIEFGRPSSLKLRSRWTMLQAARKGLFAQMVVVPLLQKHRILTQVSGDHLEVIKLIPPLVIDEADVDRFVAAFTAVMDDAHSGGGLMWDFGRTLVKQAVANR; encoded by the coding sequence ATGAAGGACGACGGGCCCAAGGGCTTCGATGTGGCGCGGCTCCTCGCGGAGCGCGGCGCCGAACGCTACGAGCTGCACACCAAGTACCTCAACCACCAGCTCCCGCGCATGCTGCACACCATCGGCTTCGACAAGGTCTACGAACGGGCCGAGGGCGCGCACTTCTGGGACGCGGACGGCAACGACTACCTGGACATGCTCGCCGGTTTCGGGGTGATGGGGCTCGGCCGGCACCACCCCGTCGTACGCAAGGCGCTGCACGACGTCCTGGACGCCTCGCTGGCCGACCTCACCCGCTTCGACTGCCAGCCGCTGCCGGGACTGCTGGCCGAGAAGCTGCTCACGCACAGTCCGCACCTGGACCGGGTCTTCTTCGGCAACAGCGGCACGGAGGCGGTGGAGACGGCCCTCAAGTTCGCCCGGTACGCCACCGGCAAACCGAGGATCCTGTACTGCACGCACGCCTTCCACGGGCTCACCACCGGCTCGCTCTCCGTCAACGGCGAGGCCGGTTTCCGGGACGGCTTCGCCCCGCTGCTGCCCGACACCGCCATCGAGCTCGGTGACCTCGACGCCCTGCGCCGCGAGCTGAAGCGCGGCGACGTGGCGGGTCTCGTCGTCGAACCGATCCAGGGCAAGGGCGTGCACGCCTCGCCGCCCGGCTTCCTGCGCCAGGCCCAGGAACTGCTGCACAAGCACAAGGCCCTGCTCATCGCGGACGAGGTGCAGACCGGCCTGGGCAGGACCGGGGACTTCTACGCGTACCAGCACGAGGAGGGCGTGGAACCCGACCTGGTGTGCGTCGCCAAGGCGCTCTCCGGCGGCTACGTGCCCGTCGGGGCGACCCTCGGCAAGGACTGGATCTTCAAACGCGTCTACTCGTCGATGGACCGGGTCCTGGTCCACTCCGCGAGCTTCGGTTCCAACGCCCAGGCGATGGCGGCCGGACTCGCGGTCCTCGCCGTGATGGAGGACGAGGAGACGGTGGCGAACGCGCGCCGCACCGGTGACCTGCTCCGCGATCGGCTGGCCGCGCTCGTCGGGCAGTACGAGCTGCTGCACGAGGTGCGGGGGCGCGGGCTGATGATCGGCATCGAGTTCGGCCGGCCGTCCTCGCTGAAACTGCGCAGCCGCTGGACCATGCTGCAGGCGGCCCGCAAGGGACTGTTCGCGCAGATGGTGGTGGTGCCGCTGCTCCAGAAGCACCGGATCCTGACGCAGGTCTCCGGCGACCACCTCGAAGTGATCAAGCTGATTCCGCCGTTGGTGATCGACGAGGCGGACGTGGACCGCTTTGTGGCCGCGTTCACGGCGGTGATGGACGACGCACACAGTGGCGGCGGACTGATGTGGGACTTCGGGCGGACCCTGGTGAAGCAGGCCGTCGCCAACCGCTGA
- a CDS encoding helix-turn-helix domain-containing protein — protein MNPPEGGAADELPGVAPRLRELRRSRGLTLETAAQRAGLSPAHLSRLETGRRQPSLPMLLGLARIYGTTVSELLGEIPPERDAIVRGRRFEGAEADGWMYQQAGGPGRAMQALRVRVPYGAQGDLVRVHPGEEWLYVLAGHLRVTLGETVHDLAPGDSAHFDSLTPHRIAALDRDGAELLFVHTLLQSPAAELCLGSGIHRR, from the coding sequence ATGAATCCTCCAGAAGGCGGGGCGGCCGACGAGCTGCCCGGGGTCGCACCACGCCTGCGCGAGCTGCGCCGCAGCCGTGGTCTCACCCTGGAGACCGCCGCCCAACGGGCCGGACTCTCGCCCGCCCACCTGTCCCGGCTCGAAACGGGCCGGCGCCAGCCCTCGCTGCCGATGCTGCTCGGGCTCGCCAGGATCTACGGTACGACGGTCTCCGAGCTGCTCGGCGAGATCCCCCCGGAACGTGACGCGATCGTCCGGGGCCGCAGGTTCGAGGGCGCCGAGGCCGACGGCTGGATGTACCAGCAGGCCGGCGGCCCGGGCCGGGCGATGCAGGCCCTGCGCGTCCGGGTCCCTTACGGCGCCCAGGGGGACCTGGTGCGCGTGCACCCCGGCGAGGAGTGGCTCTACGTCCTGGCCGGGCACCTCAGGGTGACCCTCGGCGAGACGGTCCATGACCTCGCCCCGGGCGACAGCGCGCACTTCGATTCGCTCACTCCGCACCGGATCGCGGCCCTCGACCGTGACGGTGCCGAGCTGCTCTTCGTCCACACCCTGCTGCAGAGCCCCGCTGCCGAGCTGTGTCTCGGCAGCGGGATCCACCGTCGCTGA
- a CDS encoding DUF6126 family protein, producing the protein MSDSENYDPLGPGRPKNYDPQEKKMPRGLVIRLFAYLVAGHVIAGFLYLLFAVGMHNQ; encoded by the coding sequence ATGTCCGATTCCGAGAACTACGACCCGCTCGGCCCGGGCCGGCCCAAGAACTACGACCCGCAGGAGAAGAAGATGCCCCGCGGGCTCGTCATCAGGCTCTTCGCCTACCTGGTGGCCGGGCACGTCATCGCCGGCTTCCTCTATCTGTTGTTCGCCGTGGGGATGCACAACCAGTAG
- a CDS encoding tyrosine-protein phosphatase → MTQQLPQTPSTEPELAGVRNFRDVGGLPTSDGRRVRYGRLYRSGHLAHATAEDTAFLTGLGLHTVFDFRNGADHKLDGLDVELPGVRNVNIPLSDPADGAEFWRMVRDGNMNELRSILADGKGTHRMVASYRRIILDRTAEHSRVLHALAEDSVPALMHCAAGKDRAGLSIAVSLLAVGVEREAIEADYLKSNDAHRRYKVRRSDTSAAGMSPEVMELLNPLFGAHPDYLAAAFTTIDETWGGTDRYLAEGLRISQETRERLRERLLDAG, encoded by the coding sequence GTGACGCAGCAGCTGCCGCAGACCCCGTCGACGGAGCCCGAGCTGGCGGGTGTCCGCAATTTCCGTGACGTGGGCGGCCTGCCCACCTCGGACGGCCGCCGGGTGCGGTACGGGCGGCTCTACCGCAGTGGTCACCTGGCACACGCCACGGCCGAGGACACCGCGTTCCTCACCGGTCTCGGTCTGCACACCGTCTTCGACTTCCGCAACGGCGCCGACCACAAGCTCGACGGCCTGGACGTGGAACTGCCGGGCGTGCGCAATGTGAACATCCCGCTCAGCGACCCGGCGGACGGCGCGGAGTTCTGGCGGATGGTGCGCGACGGCAACATGAACGAGCTGCGGTCGATCCTGGCCGACGGCAAGGGGACCCACCGCATGGTCGCTTCCTACCGCCGGATCATCCTGGACCGCACGGCAGAGCACAGCCGGGTCCTGCACGCCCTGGCCGAGGACAGCGTGCCCGCCCTGATGCACTGCGCCGCGGGCAAGGACCGCGCGGGTCTCTCCATCGCGGTGTCCCTGCTGGCCGTCGGCGTCGAGCGCGAGGCCATCGAGGCCGACTACCTCAAGTCCAACGACGCGCACCGCCGCTACAAGGTCCGCCGCAGCGACACCTCCGCCGCCGGGATGTCGCCCGAGGTGATGGAGCTGCTCAATCCCCTCTTCGGCGCCCACCCCGACTATCTCGCCGCCGCCTTCACCACCATCGACGAGACCTGGGGCGGCACCGACCGCTATCTCGCCGAAGGCCTCAGGATCAGCCAGGAGACGCGGGAGCGGCTGCGCGAGCGCCTGCTCGACGCGGGCTGA